Proteins encoded within one genomic window of Ptiloglossa arizonensis isolate GNS036 chromosome 3, iyPtiAriz1_principal, whole genome shotgun sequence:
- the LOC143144706 gene encoding monocarboxylate transporter 9-like isoform X2 has product MSREEPDKGWAWMIVVAVTIINLAILPIQQFYGLIFTDRFYSLGITATQTSFILHLNGTIACSLGLISGPMMKRFTFRKVAFIGGLTVAIGICMTAFAVSLTSIIVTYCIIVGIGHGIVFPATSLALVTYFRKKRNVAMGFSVTLTGLGPIVMPLLIAKLLENYATTGTLLILAGIATHSLVGASLLRPFQEKEITSITKGNDITESSAEYNDNSAVKETNEVKLENLTDVKNGDVNCRLSNENVEREMEKCEPLLTQNVNIESKTKKKQKILSKISEHMDLDLLKDRRYIAVILGMGVSLSAEMNFNAMIPFVLSELSGLERTTIATLMSIQATSDITARLCVPLLAQKAGWKSKNLYISSLIGSTLGRTILTIWGNTYIVVVCVSLIIGIAKGTKAVFQALIIPDYVPLKKLPAACGMQMVCNGMLSIGIGPIIGE; this is encoded by the exons ATGTCACGCGAGGAACCTGATAAAGGTTGGGCCTGGATGATCGTCGTCGCTGTGACAATCATCAAC TTGGCGATACTTCCAATACAACAATTCTACGGCCTTATCTTCACGGATCGTTTCTATTCACTCGGTATCACCGCCACACAAACATCCTTCATTCTTCATCTGAATGGAACAATCGCGTGTAGTCTGGGTCTGATAAGCGGCCCGATGATGAAGAGATTCACATTTCGAAAGGTCGCTTTCATCGGTGGCTTGACCGTCGCCATTGGTATCTGCATGACTGCGTTCGCTGTCTCTCTTACCTCTATTATTGTCACTTATTGTATTATCGTTG GTATCGGTCACGGAATTGTGTTTCCAGCAACAAGTCTAGCTCTCGTTacatattttcgaaagaaacgtaaCGTGGCAATGGGATTCTCGGTAACATTGACCGGTCTGGGTCCAATTGTTATGCCACTTTTAATAGCAAAACTATTAGAAAATTATGCTACCACTGGGACACTCTTAATCCTTGCTGGTATCGCCACACATTCGCTTGTTGGAGCATCGTTGTTAAGACCATTTCAAGAGAAAGAA ATTACAAGTATAACAAAGGGCAATGACATCACGGAATCTTCCGCAGAGTATAACGATAACAGTGCCGTGAAAGAGACCAATGAAGTGAAACTTGAAAATTTGACTGATGTTAAAAACGGCGATGTTAATTGtcgtttatcgaacgaaaacgtggaacgagaaatggaaaaatgcGAGCCACTTTTAACGCAAAATGTGAACATTGAAAGTaagacgaaaaagaaacaaaagatttTGTCAAAAATTTCTGAACATATGGATCTCGATCTTTTAAAGGACAGGCGTTACATTGCAGTCATCTTgg GTATGGGAGTGTCCTTGTCTGCAGAAATGAATTTCAACGCAATGATTCCGTTCGTACTTTCCGAGCTCTCAGGACTTGAAAGAACTACGATTGCTACTTTGATGTCGATCCAAGCCACTTCAGACATCACTGCACGACTGTGCGTTCCACTATTGGCACAAAAAGCTGGATGGAAGTCCAAGAATCTTTACATTTCTTCCTTGATAGGTTCTACTCTAGGAAGGACCA TTTTAACAATCTGGGGAAACACCTACATTGTAGTAGTTTGTGTGTCATTGATTATTGGCATTGCAAAAGGAACGAAAGCTGTTTTTCAAGCTTTAATAATTCCTGATTATGTTCCTCTAAAAAAACTACCAGCTGCATGTGGAATGCAAAtggtttgcaacggtatgttatcTATTGGCATAGGTCCAATTATAGGTGAGTGA
- the LOC143144706 gene encoding monocarboxylate transporter 12-like isoform X5: protein MSREEPDKGWAWMIVVAVTIINLAILPIQQFYGLIFTDRFYSLGITATQTSFILHLNGTIACSLGLISGPMMKRFTFRKVAFIGGLTVAIGICMTAFAVSLTSIIVTYCIIVGIGHGIVFPATSLALVTYFRKKRNVAMGFSVTLTGLGPIVMPLLIAKLLENYATTGTLLILAGIATHSLVGASLLRPFQEKEITSITKGNDITESSAEYNDNSAVKETNEVKLENLTDVKNGDVNCRLSNENVEREMEKCEPLLTQNVNIESKTKKKQKILSKISEHMDLDLLKDRRYIAVILGMGVSLSAEMNFNAMIPFVLSELSGLERTTIATLMSIQATSDITARLCVPLLAQKAGWKSKNLYISSLIGSTLGRTSTYNNVKYSKMRNRHLHGNEYTICWF, encoded by the exons ATGTCACGCGAGGAACCTGATAAAGGTTGGGCCTGGATGATCGTCGTCGCTGTGACAATCATCAAC TTGGCGATACTTCCAATACAACAATTCTACGGCCTTATCTTCACGGATCGTTTCTATTCACTCGGTATCACCGCCACACAAACATCCTTCATTCTTCATCTGAATGGAACAATCGCGTGTAGTCTGGGTCTGATAAGCGGCCCGATGATGAAGAGATTCACATTTCGAAAGGTCGCTTTCATCGGTGGCTTGACCGTCGCCATTGGTATCTGCATGACTGCGTTCGCTGTCTCTCTTACCTCTATTATTGTCACTTATTGTATTATCGTTG GTATCGGTCACGGAATTGTGTTTCCAGCAACAAGTCTAGCTCTCGTTacatattttcgaaagaaacgtaaCGTGGCAATGGGATTCTCGGTAACATTGACCGGTCTGGGTCCAATTGTTATGCCACTTTTAATAGCAAAACTATTAGAAAATTATGCTACCACTGGGACACTCTTAATCCTTGCTGGTATCGCCACACATTCGCTTGTTGGAGCATCGTTGTTAAGACCATTTCAAGAGAAAGAA ATTACAAGTATAACAAAGGGCAATGACATCACGGAATCTTCCGCAGAGTATAACGATAACAGTGCCGTGAAAGAGACCAATGAAGTGAAACTTGAAAATTTGACTGATGTTAAAAACGGCGATGTTAATTGtcgtttatcgaacgaaaacgtggaacgagaaatggaaaaatgcGAGCCACTTTTAACGCAAAATGTGAACATTGAAAGTaagacgaaaaagaaacaaaagatttTGTCAAAAATTTCTGAACATATGGATCTCGATCTTTTAAAGGACAGGCGTTACATTGCAGTCATCTTgg GTATGGGAGTGTCCTTGTCTGCAGAAATGAATTTCAACGCAATGATTCCGTTCGTACTTTCCGAGCTCTCAGGACTTGAAAGAACTACGATTGCTACTTTGATGTCGATCCAAGCCACTTCAGACATCACTGCACGACTGTGCGTTCCACTATTGGCACAAAAAGCTGGATGGAAGTCCAAGAATCTTTACATTTCTTCCTTGATAGGTTCTACTCTAGGAAGGACCAGTACGTACAAtaacgtaaaatattcgaaaatgagAAATCGACACCTTCACGGCAACGAATATACAATATGCTGG TTTTAA
- the LOC143144706 gene encoding monocarboxylate transporter 9-like isoform X1 — protein MSREEPDKGWAWMIVVAVTIINLAILPIQQFYGLIFTDRFYSLGITATQTSFILHLNGTIACSLGLISGPMMKRFTFRKVAFIGGLTVAIGICMTAFAVSLTSIIVTYCIIVGIGHGIVFPATSLALVTYFRKKRNVAMGFSVTLTGLGPIVMPLLIAKLLENYATTGTLLILAGIATHSLVGASLLRPFQEKEITSITKGNDITESSAEYNDNSAVKETNEVKLENLTDVKNGDVNCRLSNENVEREMEKCEPLLTQNVNIESKTKKKQKILSKISEHMDLDLLKDRRYIAVILGMGVSLSAEMNFNAMIPFVLSELSGLERTTIATLMSIQATSDITARLCVPLLAQKAGWKSKNLYISSLIGSTLGRTILTIWGNTYIVVVCVSLIIGIAKGTKAVFQALIIPDYVPLKKLPAACGMQMVCNGMLSIGIGPIIGLVHDSMNSYVSALHFTSVLSLSCILLWYVGGFLTYKEKKETIEIQENSSDSNV, from the exons ATGTCACGCGAGGAACCTGATAAAGGTTGGGCCTGGATGATCGTCGTCGCTGTGACAATCATCAAC TTGGCGATACTTCCAATACAACAATTCTACGGCCTTATCTTCACGGATCGTTTCTATTCACTCGGTATCACCGCCACACAAACATCCTTCATTCTTCATCTGAATGGAACAATCGCGTGTAGTCTGGGTCTGATAAGCGGCCCGATGATGAAGAGATTCACATTTCGAAAGGTCGCTTTCATCGGTGGCTTGACCGTCGCCATTGGTATCTGCATGACTGCGTTCGCTGTCTCTCTTACCTCTATTATTGTCACTTATTGTATTATCGTTG GTATCGGTCACGGAATTGTGTTTCCAGCAACAAGTCTAGCTCTCGTTacatattttcgaaagaaacgtaaCGTGGCAATGGGATTCTCGGTAACATTGACCGGTCTGGGTCCAATTGTTATGCCACTTTTAATAGCAAAACTATTAGAAAATTATGCTACCACTGGGACACTCTTAATCCTTGCTGGTATCGCCACACATTCGCTTGTTGGAGCATCGTTGTTAAGACCATTTCAAGAGAAAGAA ATTACAAGTATAACAAAGGGCAATGACATCACGGAATCTTCCGCAGAGTATAACGATAACAGTGCCGTGAAAGAGACCAATGAAGTGAAACTTGAAAATTTGACTGATGTTAAAAACGGCGATGTTAATTGtcgtttatcgaacgaaaacgtggaacgagaaatggaaaaatgcGAGCCACTTTTAACGCAAAATGTGAACATTGAAAGTaagacgaaaaagaaacaaaagatttTGTCAAAAATTTCTGAACATATGGATCTCGATCTTTTAAAGGACAGGCGTTACATTGCAGTCATCTTgg GTATGGGAGTGTCCTTGTCTGCAGAAATGAATTTCAACGCAATGATTCCGTTCGTACTTTCCGAGCTCTCAGGACTTGAAAGAACTACGATTGCTACTTTGATGTCGATCCAAGCCACTTCAGACATCACTGCACGACTGTGCGTTCCACTATTGGCACAAAAAGCTGGATGGAAGTCCAAGAATCTTTACATTTCTTCCTTGATAGGTTCTACTCTAGGAAGGACCA TTTTAACAATCTGGGGAAACACCTACATTGTAGTAGTTTGTGTGTCATTGATTATTGGCATTGCAAAAGGAACGAAAGCTGTTTTTCAAGCTTTAATAATTCCTGATTATGTTCCTCTAAAAAAACTACCAGCTGCATGTGGAATGCAAAtggtttgcaacggtatgttatcTATTGGCATAGGTCCAATTATAG GTTTAGTGCATGATTCGATGAACAGTTACGTAAGTGCTCTACATTTCACTTCGGTTTTAAGTCTTTCATGCATTCTCTTATGGTATGTAGGAGGATTTTTGAcctataaagaaaaaaaagaaacgatagaaaTACAAGAAAATTCATCTGATTCTAATgtttaa
- the LOC143144707 gene encoding monocarboxylate transporter 12 isoform X1, translated as MNVDYNKKKAPDGGWGWFVCLGSSLITLSLRSLDPSFGLLFHDPLEELNVASTGTSLIMSILDSIVNFSGLFIGPLLKRYSYRQVAFFGSVLSCSGLILTSRANSMFHIILTYSILGGLGTGLAIASSFVALNTFFDKKRGQAVGFSMAGTTLAMMLVPQFIHLLLEAYGFRGAMMVVGAWALHSAVGACLLRPLEDKKGNVAKKCYPSQDKSNKVPESDTLLHENNNGVGLKLENGNKKIDIVENGKKNEAEDKHEDPPFLKKMKETFDLDLLKDSVYLNVIIGLSLYYVAESNFKLMTPFFLSSIGMTNVEVASCLSITAFTDILARLTLPTIFDRFGFKKRSVFWIFCLLVGIGRSIMAAQSKGIFLIVTFVVIGFLRGATLVNMNLSVSECCSLKKLPSAFGIFMVSKGLFVVTLSPLIGYIRDVSQSYTFCIHVMTFMISMTFVAWSLEFTIGALKRRATSAKQAQNEVIE; from the exons CTATCTTTAAGATCTCTGGATCCTTCGTTTGGTCTTCTCTTTCACGATCCTTTGGAGGAGTTAAATGTTGCATCTACAGGGACGTCGTTAATAATGAGCATCCTTGATTCCATTGTCAATTTTTCAG GACTTTTCATAGGACCATTGTTGAAGAGATATTCGTACCGACAAGTGGCTTTTTTTGGATCTGTTTTAAGTTGCTCTGGACTGATACTTACGTCAAGAGCTAATAGCATGTTCCATATTATTTTAACGTACAGTATTTTAGGAG GCTTAGGAACTGGACTTGCAATCGCATCGTCATTTGTTGCATTGAATACATTCTTTGATAAAAAACGAGGACAAGCCGTTGGTTTTTCTATGGCAGGCACAACTTTGGCCATGATGCTAGTGCCACAA TTTATACATCTTCTGTTGGAAGCTTATGGATTTCGTGGGGCAATGATGGTTGTTGGAGCATGGGCGCTACATTCTGCTGTTGGTGCTTGTTTATTACGACCATTGGAAGATAAAAAGGGAAATGTTGCTAAAAAG tGTTATCCCTCACAGGATAAAAGTAACAAAGTACCCGAAAGCGACACTCTGTTACACGAAAACAACAATGGAGTGGGATTGAAATTGGAAAATGGTAACAAGAAAATCGATATTGTGGAAAATGGGAAGAAAAACGAAGCAGAGGACAAGCACGAAGACCCACCATTCTTAAAGAAGATGAAAGAAACCTTCGATCTGGACCTTCTTAAAGATAGCGTCTATTTAAACGTCATCATCGGTTTGAGTTTGTATTACGTGGCTGAATCGAACTTTAAACTGATGACTCCGTTTTTCCTGTCTAGCATag GAATGACCAACGTGGAAGTTGCATCTTGTTTGTCAATAACCGCATTCACCGACATTCTTGCCCGACTTACACTTCCGACAATCTTCGATAGATTTGGATTTAAGAAGAGATCCGTCTTCTGGATATTTTGTCTGTTAGTTGGAATTGGACGATCCA TTATGGCAGCGCAATCCAAAGGAATATTCTTGATAGTGACTTTCGTGGTAATAGGATTCTTACGTGGAGCCACTTTGGTTAACATGAATCTCAGCGTTTCCGAATGTTGTAGCTTGAAAAAACTGCCCAGTGCCTTTGGAATATTCATGGTTTCCAAGGGTTTATTCGTAGTAACGTTGAGTCCCTTAATTG gaTATATCAGAGACGTTAGCCAAAGTTATACTTTTTGTATACACGTTATGACGTTCATGATAAGCATGACTTTTGTTGCATGGAGTCTCGAATTCACGATTGGTGCGCTTAAAAGGAGAGCTACCTCAGCCAAACAAGCACAAAACGAAGTGATAGAATGA
- the LOC143144706 gene encoding uncharacterized protein LOC143144706 isoform X3, giving the protein MSREEPDKGWAWMIVVAVTIINLAILPIQQFYGLIFTDRFYSLGITATQTSFILHLNGTIACSLGLISGPMMKRFTFRKVAFIGGLTVAIGICMTAFAVSLTSIIVTYCIIVGIGHGIVFPATSLALVTYFRKKRNVAMGFSVTLTGLGPIVMPLLIAKLLENYATTGTLLILAGIATHSLVGASLLRPFQEKEITSITKGNDITESSAEYNDNSAVKETNEVKLENLTDVKNGDVNCRLSNENVEREMEKCEPLLTQNVNIESKTKKKQKILSKISEHMDLDLLKDRRYIAVILGMGVSLSAEMNFNAMIPFVLSELSGLERTTIATLMSIQATSDITARLCVPLLAQKAGWKSKNLYISSLIGSTLGRTSTYNNVKYSKMRNRHLHGNEYTICWYQMIRGSTISICMFSNPYRR; this is encoded by the exons ATGTCACGCGAGGAACCTGATAAAGGTTGGGCCTGGATGATCGTCGTCGCTGTGACAATCATCAAC TTGGCGATACTTCCAATACAACAATTCTACGGCCTTATCTTCACGGATCGTTTCTATTCACTCGGTATCACCGCCACACAAACATCCTTCATTCTTCATCTGAATGGAACAATCGCGTGTAGTCTGGGTCTGATAAGCGGCCCGATGATGAAGAGATTCACATTTCGAAAGGTCGCTTTCATCGGTGGCTTGACCGTCGCCATTGGTATCTGCATGACTGCGTTCGCTGTCTCTCTTACCTCTATTATTGTCACTTATTGTATTATCGTTG GTATCGGTCACGGAATTGTGTTTCCAGCAACAAGTCTAGCTCTCGTTacatattttcgaaagaaacgtaaCGTGGCAATGGGATTCTCGGTAACATTGACCGGTCTGGGTCCAATTGTTATGCCACTTTTAATAGCAAAACTATTAGAAAATTATGCTACCACTGGGACACTCTTAATCCTTGCTGGTATCGCCACACATTCGCTTGTTGGAGCATCGTTGTTAAGACCATTTCAAGAGAAAGAA ATTACAAGTATAACAAAGGGCAATGACATCACGGAATCTTCCGCAGAGTATAACGATAACAGTGCCGTGAAAGAGACCAATGAAGTGAAACTTGAAAATTTGACTGATGTTAAAAACGGCGATGTTAATTGtcgtttatcgaacgaaaacgtggaacgagaaatggaaaaatgcGAGCCACTTTTAACGCAAAATGTGAACATTGAAAGTaagacgaaaaagaaacaaaagatttTGTCAAAAATTTCTGAACATATGGATCTCGATCTTTTAAAGGACAGGCGTTACATTGCAGTCATCTTgg GTATGGGAGTGTCCTTGTCTGCAGAAATGAATTTCAACGCAATGATTCCGTTCGTACTTTCCGAGCTCTCAGGACTTGAAAGAACTACGATTGCTACTTTGATGTCGATCCAAGCCACTTCAGACATCACTGCACGACTGTGCGTTCCACTATTGGCACAAAAAGCTGGATGGAAGTCCAAGAATCTTTACATTTCTTCCTTGATAGGTTCTACTCTAGGAAGGACCAGTACGTACAAtaacgtaaaatattcgaaaatgagAAATCGACACCTTCACGGCAACGAATATACAATATGCTGG TATCAGATGATACGAGGATCAACGATCAGTATTTGCATGTTCTCAAATCCTTATCGGAGATAA
- the LOC143144707 gene encoding monocarboxylate transporter 12 isoform X2 — protein sequence MNVDYNKKKAPDGGWGWFVCLGSSLITLSLRSLDPSFGLLFHDPLEELNVASTGTSLIMSILDSIVNFSGLFIGPLLKRYSYRQVAFFGSVLSCSGLILTSRANSMFHIILTYSILGGLGTGLAIASSFVALNTFFDKKRGQAVGFSMAGTTLAMMLVPQFIHLLLEAYGFRGAMMVVGAWALHSAVGACLLRPLEDKKGNVAKKDKSNKVPESDTLLHENNNGVGLKLENGNKKIDIVENGKKNEAEDKHEDPPFLKKMKETFDLDLLKDSVYLNVIIGLSLYYVAESNFKLMTPFFLSSIGMTNVEVASCLSITAFTDILARLTLPTIFDRFGFKKRSVFWIFCLLVGIGRSIMAAQSKGIFLIVTFVVIGFLRGATLVNMNLSVSECCSLKKLPSAFGIFMVSKGLFVVTLSPLIGYIRDVSQSYTFCIHVMTFMISMTFVAWSLEFTIGALKRRATSAKQAQNEVIE from the exons CTATCTTTAAGATCTCTGGATCCTTCGTTTGGTCTTCTCTTTCACGATCCTTTGGAGGAGTTAAATGTTGCATCTACAGGGACGTCGTTAATAATGAGCATCCTTGATTCCATTGTCAATTTTTCAG GACTTTTCATAGGACCATTGTTGAAGAGATATTCGTACCGACAAGTGGCTTTTTTTGGATCTGTTTTAAGTTGCTCTGGACTGATACTTACGTCAAGAGCTAATAGCATGTTCCATATTATTTTAACGTACAGTATTTTAGGAG GCTTAGGAACTGGACTTGCAATCGCATCGTCATTTGTTGCATTGAATACATTCTTTGATAAAAAACGAGGACAAGCCGTTGGTTTTTCTATGGCAGGCACAACTTTGGCCATGATGCTAGTGCCACAA TTTATACATCTTCTGTTGGAAGCTTATGGATTTCGTGGGGCAATGATGGTTGTTGGAGCATGGGCGCTACATTCTGCTGTTGGTGCTTGTTTATTACGACCATTGGAAGATAAAAAGGGAAATGTTGCTAAAAAG GATAAAAGTAACAAAGTACCCGAAAGCGACACTCTGTTACACGAAAACAACAATGGAGTGGGATTGAAATTGGAAAATGGTAACAAGAAAATCGATATTGTGGAAAATGGGAAGAAAAACGAAGCAGAGGACAAGCACGAAGACCCACCATTCTTAAAGAAGATGAAAGAAACCTTCGATCTGGACCTTCTTAAAGATAGCGTCTATTTAAACGTCATCATCGGTTTGAGTTTGTATTACGTGGCTGAATCGAACTTTAAACTGATGACTCCGTTTTTCCTGTCTAGCATag GAATGACCAACGTGGAAGTTGCATCTTGTTTGTCAATAACCGCATTCACCGACATTCTTGCCCGACTTACACTTCCGACAATCTTCGATAGATTTGGATTTAAGAAGAGATCCGTCTTCTGGATATTTTGTCTGTTAGTTGGAATTGGACGATCCA TTATGGCAGCGCAATCCAAAGGAATATTCTTGATAGTGACTTTCGTGGTAATAGGATTCTTACGTGGAGCCACTTTGGTTAACATGAATCTCAGCGTTTCCGAATGTTGTAGCTTGAAAAAACTGCCCAGTGCCTTTGGAATATTCATGGTTTCCAAGGGTTTATTCGTAGTAACGTTGAGTCCCTTAATTG gaTATATCAGAGACGTTAGCCAAAGTTATACTTTTTGTATACACGTTATGACGTTCATGATAAGCATGACTTTTGTTGCATGGAGTCTCGAATTCACGATTGGTGCGCTTAAAAGGAGAGCTACCTCAGCCAAACAAGCACAAAACGAAGTGATAGAATGA
- the LOC143144706 gene encoding uncharacterized protein LOC143144706 isoform X4, with protein MSREEPDKGWAWMIVVAVTIINLAILPIQQFYGLIFTDRFYSLGITATQTSFILHLNGTIACSLGLISGPMMKRFTFRKVAFIGGLTVAIGICMTAFAVSLTSIIVTYCIIVGIGHGIVFPATSLALVTYFRKKRNVAMGFSVTLTGLGPIVMPLLIAKLLENYATTGTLLILAGIATHSLVGASLLRPFQEKEITSITKGNDITESSAEYNDNSAVKETNEVKLENLTDVKNGDVNCRLSNENVEREMEKCEPLLTQNVNIESKTKKKQKILSKISEHMDLDLLKDRRYIAVILGMGVSLSAEMNFNAMIPFVLSELSGLERTTIATLMSIQATSDITARLCVPLLAQKAGWKSKNLYISSLIGSTLGRTISDDTRINDQYLHVLKSLSEITIKCRNYFSKIYCIYIPGNFQQF; from the exons ATGTCACGCGAGGAACCTGATAAAGGTTGGGCCTGGATGATCGTCGTCGCTGTGACAATCATCAAC TTGGCGATACTTCCAATACAACAATTCTACGGCCTTATCTTCACGGATCGTTTCTATTCACTCGGTATCACCGCCACACAAACATCCTTCATTCTTCATCTGAATGGAACAATCGCGTGTAGTCTGGGTCTGATAAGCGGCCCGATGATGAAGAGATTCACATTTCGAAAGGTCGCTTTCATCGGTGGCTTGACCGTCGCCATTGGTATCTGCATGACTGCGTTCGCTGTCTCTCTTACCTCTATTATTGTCACTTATTGTATTATCGTTG GTATCGGTCACGGAATTGTGTTTCCAGCAACAAGTCTAGCTCTCGTTacatattttcgaaagaaacgtaaCGTGGCAATGGGATTCTCGGTAACATTGACCGGTCTGGGTCCAATTGTTATGCCACTTTTAATAGCAAAACTATTAGAAAATTATGCTACCACTGGGACACTCTTAATCCTTGCTGGTATCGCCACACATTCGCTTGTTGGAGCATCGTTGTTAAGACCATTTCAAGAGAAAGAA ATTACAAGTATAACAAAGGGCAATGACATCACGGAATCTTCCGCAGAGTATAACGATAACAGTGCCGTGAAAGAGACCAATGAAGTGAAACTTGAAAATTTGACTGATGTTAAAAACGGCGATGTTAATTGtcgtttatcgaacgaaaacgtggaacgagaaatggaaaaatgcGAGCCACTTTTAACGCAAAATGTGAACATTGAAAGTaagacgaaaaagaaacaaaagatttTGTCAAAAATTTCTGAACATATGGATCTCGATCTTTTAAAGGACAGGCGTTACATTGCAGTCATCTTgg GTATGGGAGTGTCCTTGTCTGCAGAAATGAATTTCAACGCAATGATTCCGTTCGTACTTTCCGAGCTCTCAGGACTTGAAAGAACTACGATTGCTACTTTGATGTCGATCCAAGCCACTTCAGACATCACTGCACGACTGTGCGTTCCACTATTGGCACAAAAAGCTGGATGGAAGTCCAAGAATCTTTACATTTCTTCCTTGATAGGTTCTACTCTAGGAAGGACCA TATCAGATGATACGAGGATCAACGATCAGTATTTGCATGTTCTCAAATCCTTATCGGAGATAACTATAAAATGtcggaattatttttcgaaaatatattgtatatacataCCTGGAAACTTTCAACAGTTTTAA